One Setaria italica strain Yugu1 chromosome II, Setaria_italica_v2.0, whole genome shotgun sequence DNA segment encodes these proteins:
- the LOC101776977 gene encoding uncharacterized protein LOC101776977 isoform X2, translating into MDGCTTPPPFVYKYAQLHRIATQQHKSFRFLPSRYSTCPRQGRSRMADCNANSSAAIGQEQDVVVEKKYGGMAPKKPLISKDHERAYFDSADWVLGKEAANSSGARAAIESLKPKLKVRSDFELTII; encoded by the exons ATGGATGGATGCACAACTCCTCCTCCGTTTGTCTATAAATATGCTCAACTCCATCGCATCGCAACCCAACAGCACAAATCGTTTCGTTTCCTTCCATCGAGATACAGTACGTGCCCCCGCCAAG GAAGATCGAGGATGGCCGACTGCAACGCCAACTCCTCGGCGGCCATTGGACAAGAG CAAGATGTCGTCGTTGAGAAGAAGTACGGAGGAATGGCACCTAAGAAGCCTCTGATTTCAAAG GATCACGAGCGTGCCTATTTTGATTCAGCGGACTGGGTCCTTGGCAAG GAAGCTGCAAACAGCAGCGGCGCACGGGCTGCTATCGAATCCTTGAAGCCAAAGTTAAAGGTGAGGAGTGATTTTGAGCTCACCATCATCTGA
- the LOC101776302 gene encoding serine/threonine-protein kinase TIO isoform X1, whose translation MGIEDYHVIDLVGEGSFGKVYKGRRKYTRQTVAMKFILKHGKTDKDLHNLRQEIEILRKLKHENIIEMIDAFETPQEFCVVTEFAQGELFEVLEDDKCLPEEQVQAIAKQLVKALYYLHSNRIIHRDMKPQNILIGKGSIVKLCDFGFARAMSANTVVLRSIKGTPLYMAPELVREQPYNHTADLWSLGVILYELFVGQPPFYTNSVYALIRHIVKDPVKYPDNMSANFKSFLKGLLNKVPQSRLTWPALLEHPFVKDDSMASAADTRTAPFEVKRSEDTRKTEEIQTSRNQPSPDDPQTGRITATNGENASDKPKGNRKLDVPMQATQDHHGSSTGAVPESCSPSECTALDKLEKASQTVKGANNIVEDSEALSTVISPIKTWLTNPPSSPRELNIDGANQSLRIIKNLIDAGSCQSYAAIDICMLLEFTNLIIRTKLSDAYGLVVKCLAIARKLLDTNDEIILSSYDSHWCSLYELYSQILVSTVDPSGRISRESTACLALMLSRVISGLKAGMSSEGPKAVDESLIKIIDHARRSQLLELLCECLIASGSDIISGSTNMVPAACEACKAIWYLAHAVDIMSLSAHHFSFPLANSWRQIHSMQEQGSMADSNSTNLINIFVKSFLASRPMQVAVYHCLHNGLESAIHACLQLISRACLQNVPFCAIICRPWNSPSDVDGVEYGGDGTIVSDMFSLLSLCGSCLNKESKQNSNQKCKLSNPHALAVHCCLALATIAACLKSEGEFSASVILTSSQKKQRSRLSVLAHLSSVDDTVKSCLQPHCASAMLALSSLVSLENGGHTRSSLCETALALFPRMATLHTLLKLWLSDGSEALCRYNAGLLNLFGLRDGSIGLLETRLKWGGPLAIEQACSVGIPQLLIRLLTDGFSKETSDGKDGSMSRSGLSPLGVVWTLSALSQCLPGGVFREILYRREHLKLLTDLLSDKHLKALAAWTGLGGGKRGVRELINSVVDILAFPFVAVQSSPNMPSASASINSGFLLNVASPGGRIGTENKEMLKTIEQNMPQYIQVLLEVGIPGCMLRCLDYVGLEDLARPLAIVAKMAGYRPLALQLLKEGLLYPSRVAGLLEGPIAKETLLDFLMIVSDLARMSKDFYVPIDKAGLVGFLKSYLSNDDPDIRAKACSAIGNMCRHSSYFYSPLAANKVIQLVVDRCSDPDKRTRKFACFAVGNAAYHNDMLYEELRRSIPQLTTLLLGPEEDKTKGNAAGALSNLVRNSDILCEDIVSQGAIQALLKMVGSYSTVALSPSRRDALTESPLRIVLFALRKMCDHAICRNFLRSSELLPVIVHLRQSPDPTISEYASAIVSRACQA comes from the exons ATGGGGATAGAGGATTACCATGTCATCGACCTCGTCGGGGAGGGCTCCTTTGGCAAGGTTTACAAGGGCAGGCGCAAGTACACTCGCCAG ACGGTTGCGATGAAGTTCATTCTTAAGCATGGGAAGACCGATAAGGATTTACACAACCTTAGGCAGGAGATTGAG ATCCTCAGGAAACTCAAACATGAGAACATAATTGAAATGATCGATGCTTTTGAAACCCCTCAGGAGTTTTGTGTTGTCACGGAGTTTGCTCAG GGAGAACTGTTTGAGGTGCTCGAGGACGATAAATGCCTTCCAGAAGAACAAGTTCAGGCGATTGCTAAGCAGCTG GTAAAAGCATTGTATTACTTGCATTCCAATCGTATTATTCACCGGGATATGAAACCTCAGAACATCCTTATCGGGAAAGGATCTATTGTAAAG CTCTGCGACTTCGGGTTTGCTCGTGCCATGTCAGCTAACACTGTTGTATTACGCTCCATAAAAG GGACCCCCTTATATATGGCTCCAGAACTTGTGAGGGAACAACCATATAACCACACAGCTGACTTATGGTCCCTTGGGGTTATCTT GTATGAACTGTTTGTTGGACAGCCCCCTTTTTATACAAATTCAGTCTATGCACTCATACGGCATATTGTCAAG GATCCTGTTAAATATCCAGATAACATGAGTGCAAACTTTAAGAGCTTCCTTAAGGGTTTACTAAACAAG GTGCCTCAAAGTAGATTAACCTGGCCAGCATTGCTGGAGCACCCATTTGTGAAAGATGATTCAATGGCATCAGCAGCT GATACTCGAACTGCACCTTTTGAAGTTAAAAGATCAGAGGATACTCGGAAAACAGAAGAAATCCAAACATCAAGGAACCAGCCTTCCCCAGATGATCCACAAA CAGGTAGAATTACTGCTACCAATGGGGAAAATGCCTCTGATAAACCAAAAGGCAACAGAAAACTAGATGTTCCTATGCAAGCTACCCAGGACCATCATGGTTCATCTACTGGTGCTGTTCCTGAAAGCTGCTCTCCCTCAG AGTGTACTGCTTTGGATAAACTGGAAAAAGCTTCGCAAACAGTTAAAGGTGCAAACAACATTGTTGAAGACAGTGAAGCACTGTCAACCGTTATCAGCCCCATCAAAACTTGGCTGACTAATCCTCCAAGCTCACCCAG GGAACTGAACATTGATGGAGCAAACCAGTCACTCAGAATTATTAAAAACTTAATTGATGCCGGGTCATGTCAATCTTATGCAGCAATTGACATCTGTATGCTTCTTGAATTTACAAATCTCATTATCAGAACGAAGCTTTCAGATGCTTATGGCCTTGTAGTGAAG TGCCTGGCAATTGCACGAAAACTGCTGGATACAAATGATGAAATTATTTTAAGTTCTTATGACAGCCACTGGTGCTCTCTGTATGAGCTTTATTCACAG ATCCTGGTTTCTACAGTGGATCCATCTGGAAGAATTTCTCGTGAGTCAACTGCCTGCCTTGCTCTGATGTTATCCCGGGTTATCTCTGGGTTGAAAGCAGGTATGTCATCCGAAGGCCCAAAGGCAGTTGATGAAAGTCTCATCAAGATTATTGATCACGCAAGGAGGTCGCAGTTACTGGAGCTCTTGTGTGAATGCCTGATAGCTTCAGGTTCAGACATAATATCAGGTTCTACGAACATGGTACCTGCTGCATGTGAGGCATGCAAGGCTATTTGGTATCTAGCTCATGCTGTTGACATTATGTCCCTTAGTGCACACCATTTTTCATTTCCCTTAGCTAACTCATGGCGACAAATTCACTCTATGCAAGAGCAAGGTTCAATGGCAGATTCAAATTCTACCAATCTGATAAACATATTTGTCAAATCATTTCTGGCCTCACGACCGATGCAAGTTGCAGTTTACCACTGCTTGCATAATGGTCTAGAATCAGCTATTCATGCTTGCCTCCAG CTTATCTCAAGGGCATGTCTGCAGAATGTTCCTTTCTGTGCCATCATTTGCCGTCCATGGAATTCACCATCTGATGTGGATGGAGTAGAATACGGTGGAGATGGAACAATTGTGTCTGATATGTTTTCGTTATTGTCACTGTGTGGATCATGTTTAAATAAGGAATCCAAGCAGAATAGCAATCAGAAATGCAAGCTATCCAACCCTCATGCCCTGGCAGTGCATTGCTGCCTTGCATTAGCAACAATAGCTGCATGTCTGAAGTCAGAGGGGGAGTTTTCAGCATCGGTTATCCTAACAAGTTCCCAGAAAAAACAGCGGTCCCGGCTCTCAGTTCTTGCACACCTCTCATCAGTTGATGATACAGTCAAGAGTTGCCTGCAGCCACACTGTGCATCTGCAATGCTCGCACTCTCGTCACTTGTTTCACTTGAAAATGGAGGTCATACCAGATCTTCTCTTTGTGAGACCGCCCTTGCTTTGTTTCCTCGTATGGCAACACTGCACACACTGCTGAAGCTTTGGTTATCTGATGGAAGCGAGGCACTTTGTCGATATAATGCTGGCCTTCTGAATCTTTTTGGACTCCGTGATGGAAGTATTGGGCTGTTAGAGACAAGATTGAAATGGGGTGGTCCATTGGCCATCGAACAAGCCTGCTCAGTTGGCATCCCACAGCTCCTTATCCGCTTGCTTACAGATGGTTTCTCCAAAGAGACATCTGACGGGAAAGATGGTTCAATGAGCCGCAGTGGGTTGTCTCCTCTGGGAGTTGTCTGGACTCTTTCTGCTTTATCTCAATGCCTTCCTGGTGGGGTTTTCcgtgaaattttgtatagaaggGAGCACTTAAAGCTCTTAACTGACTTGTTATCTGATAAACACCTCAAGGCATTGGCAGCCTGGACGGGTCTTGGTGGTGGGAAGAGGGGAGTTCGAGAACTGATAAACTCAGTTGTTGATATCTTGGCATTCCCATTTGTTGCTGTGCAGAGTTCTCCAAACATGCCATCAGCATCTGCATCCATCAATAGTGGCTTCCTGCTTAACGTTGCATCGCCTGGTGGACGAATTGGTACTGAGAATAAGGAAATGCTGAAAACTATCGAGCAAAACATGCCTCAGTACATTCAAGTTCTGCTAGAG GTTGGTATTCCTGGATGTATGCTTCGCTGTCTTGACTATGTTGGCTTGGAAGATCTAGCTAGGCCCTTGGCCATTGTGGCCAAAATGGCAGGCTACCGGCCGCTTGCTTTGCAGCTTCTTAAAGAAGGCCTTCTATATCCTAGTAGAGTAGCAGGATTACTTGAGGGTCCTATTGCAAAGGAGACTTTGCTTGATTTCCTTATGATTGTTTCTGACCTTGCTCGGATGTCAAAG GATTTTTATGTACCCATTGATAAAGCTGGCCTTGTTGGATTTCTGAAGAGCTACTTGTCTAATGATGATCCTGATATAAGAGCAAAAGCATGCAGTGCCATCGGCAACATGTGTCGCCACAGCTCCTACTTTTATAGTCCACTT GCAGCAAATAAGGTGATCCAGCTCGTGGTTGACAGATGTTCCGATCCTGACAAGCGCACACGGAAGTTTGCATGTTTTGCT GTTGGCAACGCTGCTTATCATAATGACATGCTGTATGAAGAACTAAGACGGTCCATACCTCAACTGACTACGTTACTTCTTGGTCCTGAGGAGGATAAAACCAAAGGCAATGCTGCAGGTGCTCTCAGTAATCTAGTGAGGAACTCTGACATACTTTGTGAAGATATTGTCTCCCAAGGTGCAATTCAG GCGCTGCTGAAGATGGTGGGCAGTTACTCTACTGTTGCGCTGAGCCCCAGCAGGCGTGATGCTCTTACTGAATCGCCGCTAAGAATCGTGCTCTTCGCCCTGCGCAAGATGTGCGACCACGCCATCTGCAGGAACTTCCTGCGATCTTCAGAGCTGCTCCCAGTCATTGTTCACCTGCGGCAGTCACCCGATCCAACGATTTCCGAGTACGCTTCTGCCATCGTGAGCAGAGCGTGCCAGGCTTGA
- the LOC101776977 gene encoding uncharacterized protein LOC101776977 isoform X4, whose amino-acid sequence MADCNANSSAAIGQEQDVVVEKKYGGMAPKKPLISKVHTTFQTKKRITSVPILIQRTGSLARKLQTAAAHGLLSNP is encoded by the exons ATGGCCGACTGCAACGCCAACTCCTCGGCGGCCATTGGACAAGAG CAAGATGTCGTCGTTGAGAAGAAGTACGGAGGAATGGCACCTAAGAAGCCTCTGATTTCAAAGGTACATACTacttttcaaacaaaaaaaag GATCACGAGCGTGCCTATTTTGATTCAGCGGACTGGGTCCTTGGCAAG GAAGCTGCAAACAGCAGCGGCGCACGGGCTGCTATCGAATCCTTGA
- the LOC101776302 gene encoding serine/threonine-protein kinase TIO isoform X2 encodes MGIEDYHVIDLVGEGSFGKVYKGRRKYTRQTVAMKFILKHGKTDKDLHNLRQEIEILRKLKHENIIEMIDAFETPQEFCVVTEFAQGELFEVLEDDKCLPEEQVQAIAKQLVKALYYLHSNRIIHRDMKPQNILIGKGSIVKLCDFGFARAMSANTVVLRSIKGTPLYMAPELVREQPYNHTADLWSLGVILYELFVGQPPFYTNSVYALIRHIVKDPVKYPDNMSANFKSFLKGLLNKVPQSRLTWPALLEHPFVKDDSMASAADTRTAPFEVKRSEDTRKTEEIQTSRNQPSPDDPQSRITATNGENASDKPKGNRKLDVPMQATQDHHGSSTGAVPESCSPSECTALDKLEKASQTVKGANNIVEDSEALSTVISPIKTWLTNPPSSPRELNIDGANQSLRIIKNLIDAGSCQSYAAIDICMLLEFTNLIIRTKLSDAYGLVVKCLAIARKLLDTNDEIILSSYDSHWCSLYELYSQILVSTVDPSGRISRESTACLALMLSRVISGLKAGMSSEGPKAVDESLIKIIDHARRSQLLELLCECLIASGSDIISGSTNMVPAACEACKAIWYLAHAVDIMSLSAHHFSFPLANSWRQIHSMQEQGSMADSNSTNLINIFVKSFLASRPMQVAVYHCLHNGLESAIHACLQLISRACLQNVPFCAIICRPWNSPSDVDGVEYGGDGTIVSDMFSLLSLCGSCLNKESKQNSNQKCKLSNPHALAVHCCLALATIAACLKSEGEFSASVILTSSQKKQRSRLSVLAHLSSVDDTVKSCLQPHCASAMLALSSLVSLENGGHTRSSLCETALALFPRMATLHTLLKLWLSDGSEALCRYNAGLLNLFGLRDGSIGLLETRLKWGGPLAIEQACSVGIPQLLIRLLTDGFSKETSDGKDGSMSRSGLSPLGVVWTLSALSQCLPGGVFREILYRREHLKLLTDLLSDKHLKALAAWTGLGGGKRGVRELINSVVDILAFPFVAVQSSPNMPSASASINSGFLLNVASPGGRIGTENKEMLKTIEQNMPQYIQVLLEVGIPGCMLRCLDYVGLEDLARPLAIVAKMAGYRPLALQLLKEGLLYPSRVAGLLEGPIAKETLLDFLMIVSDLARMSKDFYVPIDKAGLVGFLKSYLSNDDPDIRAKACSAIGNMCRHSSYFYSPLAANKVIQLVVDRCSDPDKRTRKFACFAVGNAAYHNDMLYEELRRSIPQLTTLLLGPEEDKTKGNAAGALSNLVRNSDILCEDIVSQGAIQALLKMVGSYSTVALSPSRRDALTESPLRIVLFALRKMCDHAICRNFLRSSELLPVIVHLRQSPDPTISEYASAIVSRACQA; translated from the exons ATGGGGATAGAGGATTACCATGTCATCGACCTCGTCGGGGAGGGCTCCTTTGGCAAGGTTTACAAGGGCAGGCGCAAGTACACTCGCCAG ACGGTTGCGATGAAGTTCATTCTTAAGCATGGGAAGACCGATAAGGATTTACACAACCTTAGGCAGGAGATTGAG ATCCTCAGGAAACTCAAACATGAGAACATAATTGAAATGATCGATGCTTTTGAAACCCCTCAGGAGTTTTGTGTTGTCACGGAGTTTGCTCAG GGAGAACTGTTTGAGGTGCTCGAGGACGATAAATGCCTTCCAGAAGAACAAGTTCAGGCGATTGCTAAGCAGCTG GTAAAAGCATTGTATTACTTGCATTCCAATCGTATTATTCACCGGGATATGAAACCTCAGAACATCCTTATCGGGAAAGGATCTATTGTAAAG CTCTGCGACTTCGGGTTTGCTCGTGCCATGTCAGCTAACACTGTTGTATTACGCTCCATAAAAG GGACCCCCTTATATATGGCTCCAGAACTTGTGAGGGAACAACCATATAACCACACAGCTGACTTATGGTCCCTTGGGGTTATCTT GTATGAACTGTTTGTTGGACAGCCCCCTTTTTATACAAATTCAGTCTATGCACTCATACGGCATATTGTCAAG GATCCTGTTAAATATCCAGATAACATGAGTGCAAACTTTAAGAGCTTCCTTAAGGGTTTACTAAACAAG GTGCCTCAAAGTAGATTAACCTGGCCAGCATTGCTGGAGCACCCATTTGTGAAAGATGATTCAATGGCATCAGCAGCT GATACTCGAACTGCACCTTTTGAAGTTAAAAGATCAGAGGATACTCGGAAAACAGAAGAAATCCAAACATCAAGGAACCAGCCTTCCCCAGATGATCCACAAA GTAGAATTACTGCTACCAATGGGGAAAATGCCTCTGATAAACCAAAAGGCAACAGAAAACTAGATGTTCCTATGCAAGCTACCCAGGACCATCATGGTTCATCTACTGGTGCTGTTCCTGAAAGCTGCTCTCCCTCAG AGTGTACTGCTTTGGATAAACTGGAAAAAGCTTCGCAAACAGTTAAAGGTGCAAACAACATTGTTGAAGACAGTGAAGCACTGTCAACCGTTATCAGCCCCATCAAAACTTGGCTGACTAATCCTCCAAGCTCACCCAG GGAACTGAACATTGATGGAGCAAACCAGTCACTCAGAATTATTAAAAACTTAATTGATGCCGGGTCATGTCAATCTTATGCAGCAATTGACATCTGTATGCTTCTTGAATTTACAAATCTCATTATCAGAACGAAGCTTTCAGATGCTTATGGCCTTGTAGTGAAG TGCCTGGCAATTGCACGAAAACTGCTGGATACAAATGATGAAATTATTTTAAGTTCTTATGACAGCCACTGGTGCTCTCTGTATGAGCTTTATTCACAG ATCCTGGTTTCTACAGTGGATCCATCTGGAAGAATTTCTCGTGAGTCAACTGCCTGCCTTGCTCTGATGTTATCCCGGGTTATCTCTGGGTTGAAAGCAGGTATGTCATCCGAAGGCCCAAAGGCAGTTGATGAAAGTCTCATCAAGATTATTGATCACGCAAGGAGGTCGCAGTTACTGGAGCTCTTGTGTGAATGCCTGATAGCTTCAGGTTCAGACATAATATCAGGTTCTACGAACATGGTACCTGCTGCATGTGAGGCATGCAAGGCTATTTGGTATCTAGCTCATGCTGTTGACATTATGTCCCTTAGTGCACACCATTTTTCATTTCCCTTAGCTAACTCATGGCGACAAATTCACTCTATGCAAGAGCAAGGTTCAATGGCAGATTCAAATTCTACCAATCTGATAAACATATTTGTCAAATCATTTCTGGCCTCACGACCGATGCAAGTTGCAGTTTACCACTGCTTGCATAATGGTCTAGAATCAGCTATTCATGCTTGCCTCCAG CTTATCTCAAGGGCATGTCTGCAGAATGTTCCTTTCTGTGCCATCATTTGCCGTCCATGGAATTCACCATCTGATGTGGATGGAGTAGAATACGGTGGAGATGGAACAATTGTGTCTGATATGTTTTCGTTATTGTCACTGTGTGGATCATGTTTAAATAAGGAATCCAAGCAGAATAGCAATCAGAAATGCAAGCTATCCAACCCTCATGCCCTGGCAGTGCATTGCTGCCTTGCATTAGCAACAATAGCTGCATGTCTGAAGTCAGAGGGGGAGTTTTCAGCATCGGTTATCCTAACAAGTTCCCAGAAAAAACAGCGGTCCCGGCTCTCAGTTCTTGCACACCTCTCATCAGTTGATGATACAGTCAAGAGTTGCCTGCAGCCACACTGTGCATCTGCAATGCTCGCACTCTCGTCACTTGTTTCACTTGAAAATGGAGGTCATACCAGATCTTCTCTTTGTGAGACCGCCCTTGCTTTGTTTCCTCGTATGGCAACACTGCACACACTGCTGAAGCTTTGGTTATCTGATGGAAGCGAGGCACTTTGTCGATATAATGCTGGCCTTCTGAATCTTTTTGGACTCCGTGATGGAAGTATTGGGCTGTTAGAGACAAGATTGAAATGGGGTGGTCCATTGGCCATCGAACAAGCCTGCTCAGTTGGCATCCCACAGCTCCTTATCCGCTTGCTTACAGATGGTTTCTCCAAAGAGACATCTGACGGGAAAGATGGTTCAATGAGCCGCAGTGGGTTGTCTCCTCTGGGAGTTGTCTGGACTCTTTCTGCTTTATCTCAATGCCTTCCTGGTGGGGTTTTCcgtgaaattttgtatagaaggGAGCACTTAAAGCTCTTAACTGACTTGTTATCTGATAAACACCTCAAGGCATTGGCAGCCTGGACGGGTCTTGGTGGTGGGAAGAGGGGAGTTCGAGAACTGATAAACTCAGTTGTTGATATCTTGGCATTCCCATTTGTTGCTGTGCAGAGTTCTCCAAACATGCCATCAGCATCTGCATCCATCAATAGTGGCTTCCTGCTTAACGTTGCATCGCCTGGTGGACGAATTGGTACTGAGAATAAGGAAATGCTGAAAACTATCGAGCAAAACATGCCTCAGTACATTCAAGTTCTGCTAGAG GTTGGTATTCCTGGATGTATGCTTCGCTGTCTTGACTATGTTGGCTTGGAAGATCTAGCTAGGCCCTTGGCCATTGTGGCCAAAATGGCAGGCTACCGGCCGCTTGCTTTGCAGCTTCTTAAAGAAGGCCTTCTATATCCTAGTAGAGTAGCAGGATTACTTGAGGGTCCTATTGCAAAGGAGACTTTGCTTGATTTCCTTATGATTGTTTCTGACCTTGCTCGGATGTCAAAG GATTTTTATGTACCCATTGATAAAGCTGGCCTTGTTGGATTTCTGAAGAGCTACTTGTCTAATGATGATCCTGATATAAGAGCAAAAGCATGCAGTGCCATCGGCAACATGTGTCGCCACAGCTCCTACTTTTATAGTCCACTT GCAGCAAATAAGGTGATCCAGCTCGTGGTTGACAGATGTTCCGATCCTGACAAGCGCACACGGAAGTTTGCATGTTTTGCT GTTGGCAACGCTGCTTATCATAATGACATGCTGTATGAAGAACTAAGACGGTCCATACCTCAACTGACTACGTTACTTCTTGGTCCTGAGGAGGATAAAACCAAAGGCAATGCTGCAGGTGCTCTCAGTAATCTAGTGAGGAACTCTGACATACTTTGTGAAGATATTGTCTCCCAAGGTGCAATTCAG GCGCTGCTGAAGATGGTGGGCAGTTACTCTACTGTTGCGCTGAGCCCCAGCAGGCGTGATGCTCTTACTGAATCGCCGCTAAGAATCGTGCTCTTCGCCCTGCGCAAGATGTGCGACCACGCCATCTGCAGGAACTTCCTGCGATCTTCAGAGCTGCTCCCAGTCATTGTTCACCTGCGGCAGTCACCCGATCCAACGATTTCCGAGTACGCTTCTGCCATCGTGAGCAGAGCGTGCCAGGCTTGA
- the LOC101776977 gene encoding uncharacterized protein LOC101776977 isoform X1, whose amino-acid sequence MADCNANSSAAIGQEQDVVVEKKYGGMAPKKPLISKDHERAYFDSADWVLGKEAANSSGARAAIESLKPKLKRTPHHQLPPRKPTCAST is encoded by the exons ATGGCCGACTGCAACGCCAACTCCTCGGCGGCCATTGGACAAGAG CAAGATGTCGTCGTTGAGAAGAAGTACGGAGGAATGGCACCTAAGAAGCCTCTGATTTCAAAG GATCACGAGCGTGCCTATTTTGATTCAGCGGACTGGGTCCTTGGCAAG GAAGCTGCAAACAGCAGCGGCGCACGGGCTGCTATCGAATCCTTGAAGCCAAAGTTAAAG AGGACGCCCCATCACCAGCTTCCCCCTCGCAAGCCGACCTGCGCGTCCACCTGA
- the LOC101776977 gene encoding uncharacterized protein LOC101776977 isoform X3 has translation MDGCTTPPPFVYKYAQLHRIATQQHKSFRFLPSRYSTCPRQGRSRMADCNANSSAAIGQEQDVVVEKKYGGMAPKKPLISKVHTTFQTKKRITSVPILIQRTGSLARKLQTAAAHGLLSNP, from the exons ATGGATGGATGCACAACTCCTCCTCCGTTTGTCTATAAATATGCTCAACTCCATCGCATCGCAACCCAACAGCACAAATCGTTTCGTTTCCTTCCATCGAGATACAGTACGTGCCCCCGCCAAG GAAGATCGAGGATGGCCGACTGCAACGCCAACTCCTCGGCGGCCATTGGACAAGAG CAAGATGTCGTCGTTGAGAAGAAGTACGGAGGAATGGCACCTAAGAAGCCTCTGATTTCAAAGGTACATACTacttttcaaacaaaaaaaag GATCACGAGCGTGCCTATTTTGATTCAGCGGACTGGGTCCTTGGCAAG GAAGCTGCAAACAGCAGCGGCGCACGGGCTGCTATCGAATCCTTGA